Proteins from one Juglans microcarpa x Juglans regia isolate MS1-56 chromosome 6S, Jm3101_v1.0, whole genome shotgun sequence genomic window:
- the LOC121237577 gene encoding ribosomal RNA processing protein 36 homolog isoform X1: MVIQPSFPGSWHNSLFVLCILALPPPTPLSLSLSLSLSTLEFPLPPQSPAVSGCSFVTPAALPHAVRPAPLPRPWHAFAHTVSSPRSLPYRCLVLRPSRARCRQSRRTPVPQFNFRDEQICLIQMSMMKKPDNLVSHSSKTNFEDSDEHKSSSSEYEEEEEEEIERELADATFEELQRALSDGSHLEYKKHSLNKKHHEEKKPGRANKNRPMEASSKKPVRRFREVVQAPKRVIRDPRFESLCGSFDAKQFRSKYNFLFKKYDPDIIEKERKKLDKSKDPDAISRFQNSISWMRGNLPAEREKLRKQLAKSNNPEVIGELKSHITWIEKQLKSESGQRTDAAILAEHKKKEREAAKRGKQPFYLSKSALQKQRLVEKYEDLKASGKLDAFIEKRRRKNAAKDHRYMPYRRPNNHEQPN; the protein is encoded by the exons ATGGTGATTCAACCGAGCTTCCCAGGGTCATGGCATAACTCCCTCTTTGTTCTCTGCATATTGGCTCTGCCGCCCCccacgcctctctctctctctctctctctctctctctccactcttGAGTTTCCGTTGCCGCCGCAATCCCCTGCCGTCTCTGGTTGCAGCTTCGTCACGCCTGCCGCCCTTCCCCACGCCGTTCGTCCAGCTCCTCTGCCTCGTCCGTGGCATGCCTTCGCCCACACCGTTTCCAGCCCTCGTTCTCTACCCTACCGTTGCCTCGTACTTCGTCCGTCCAGGGCACGTTGCCGCCAATCACGTCGTACCCCAGTGCCG CAATTCAACTTTAGGGACGAACAAATCTGTTTGATTCAGATGTCGATGATGAAGAAACCTGATAATCTGGTCTCCCATTCAAGCAAGACGAATTTCGAGGACAGCGATGAACACAAATCGTCCTCTTCTGAATAC gaggaagaggaggaggaggagatagAGCGTGAGCTCGCCGATGCTACATTCGAAGAATTGCAACGAGCGCTTTCGGATGGGTCGCATTTGGAGTATAAAAAGCATTCGCTGAATAAAAAGCACCATGAGGAAAAGAAACCTGGGAGGGCCAACAAGAATAG GCCAATGGAGGCGAGTAGCAAGAAGCCGGTTCGTAGGTTTAGAGAGGTGGTTCAAGCTCCTAAGAGG GTCATACGTGACCCCCGTTTTGAATCTTTATGTGGTTCATTTGATGCCAAACA GTTTAGGagcaaatataattttctctttAAGAAATATGATCCTGATATAATAGAG AAAGAACGGAAGAAGTTAGACAAATCCAAGGATCCAGATGCCATAAgcagatttcaaaacagcatatCTTGGATG AGGGGTAATCTTCCTGCTGAAAGAGAG AAACTACGGAAGCAATTAGCAAAATCAAATAACCCAGAAGTCATTGGTGAATTAAAGAGCCACATAACTTGGATT GAAAAGCAGTTGAAGTCTGAGTCAGGTCAGCGTACTGATGCAGCAATTCTGGCTGAAcacaagaagaaagagagagaagcagCAAAGAGAGGAAAACAACCATTTTATCTCTCAAAAA GTGCACTCCAGAAGCAAAGGCTAGTTGAGAAATATGAAGATCTCAAG GCCTCTGGTAAGCTCGATGCCTTTATcgagaaaagaagaaggaagaatgcTGCAAAGGACCATAGATACATGCCATACCGCAGGCCCAACAACCATGAACAACCAAATTAA
- the LOC121237577 gene encoding ribosomal RNA processing protein 36 homolog isoform X3, whose product MNTNRPLLNTWEEEEEEEIERELADATFEELQRALSDGSHLEYKKHSLNKKHHEEKKPGRANKNRPMEASSKKPVRRFREVVQAPKRVIRDPRFESLCGSFDAKQFRSKYNFLFKKYDPDIIEKERKKLDKSKDPDAISRFQNSISWMRGNLPAEREKLRKQLAKSNNPEVIGELKSHITWIEKQLKSESGQRTDAAILAEHKKKEREAAKRGKQPFYLSKSALQKQRLVEKYEDLKASGKLDAFIEKRRRKNAAKDHRYMPYRRPNNHEQPN is encoded by the exons ATGAACACAAATCGTCCTCTTCTGAATACGTGG gaggaagaggaggaggaggagatagAGCGTGAGCTCGCCGATGCTACATTCGAAGAATTGCAACGAGCGCTTTCGGATGGGTCGCATTTGGAGTATAAAAAGCATTCGCTGAATAAAAAGCACCATGAGGAAAAGAAACCTGGGAGGGCCAACAAGAATAG GCCAATGGAGGCGAGTAGCAAGAAGCCGGTTCGTAGGTTTAGAGAGGTGGTTCAAGCTCCTAAGAGG GTCATACGTGACCCCCGTTTTGAATCTTTATGTGGTTCATTTGATGCCAAACA GTTTAGGagcaaatataattttctctttAAGAAATATGATCCTGATATAATAGAG AAAGAACGGAAGAAGTTAGACAAATCCAAGGATCCAGATGCCATAAgcagatttcaaaacagcatatCTTGGATG AGGGGTAATCTTCCTGCTGAAAGAGAG AAACTACGGAAGCAATTAGCAAAATCAAATAACCCAGAAGTCATTGGTGAATTAAAGAGCCACATAACTTGGATT GAAAAGCAGTTGAAGTCTGAGTCAGGTCAGCGTACTGATGCAGCAATTCTGGCTGAAcacaagaagaaagagagagaagcagCAAAGAGAGGAAAACAACCATTTTATCTCTCAAAAA GTGCACTCCAGAAGCAAAGGCTAGTTGAGAAATATGAAGATCTCAAG GCCTCTGGTAAGCTCGATGCCTTTATcgagaaaagaagaaggaagaatgcTGCAAAGGACCATAGATACATGCCATACCGCAGGCCCAACAACCATGAACAACCAAATTAA
- the LOC121237577 gene encoding ribosomal RNA processing protein 36 homolog isoform X2, translated as MSMMKKPDNLVSHSSKTNFEDSDEHKSSSSEYEEEEEEEIERELADATFEELQRALSDGSHLEYKKHSLNKKHHEEKKPGRANKNRPMEASSKKPVRRFREVVQAPKRVIRDPRFESLCGSFDAKQFRSKYNFLFKKYDPDIIEKERKKLDKSKDPDAISRFQNSISWMRGNLPAEREKLRKQLAKSNNPEVIGELKSHITWIEKQLKSESGQRTDAAILAEHKKKEREAAKRGKQPFYLSKSALQKQRLVEKYEDLKASGKLDAFIEKRRRKNAAKDHRYMPYRRPNNHEQPN; from the exons ATGTCGATGATGAAGAAACCTGATAATCTGGTCTCCCATTCAAGCAAGACGAATTTCGAGGACAGCGATGAACACAAATCGTCCTCTTCTGAATAC gaggaagaggaggaggaggagatagAGCGTGAGCTCGCCGATGCTACATTCGAAGAATTGCAACGAGCGCTTTCGGATGGGTCGCATTTGGAGTATAAAAAGCATTCGCTGAATAAAAAGCACCATGAGGAAAAGAAACCTGGGAGGGCCAACAAGAATAG GCCAATGGAGGCGAGTAGCAAGAAGCCGGTTCGTAGGTTTAGAGAGGTGGTTCAAGCTCCTAAGAGG GTCATACGTGACCCCCGTTTTGAATCTTTATGTGGTTCATTTGATGCCAAACA GTTTAGGagcaaatataattttctctttAAGAAATATGATCCTGATATAATAGAG AAAGAACGGAAGAAGTTAGACAAATCCAAGGATCCAGATGCCATAAgcagatttcaaaacagcatatCTTGGATG AGGGGTAATCTTCCTGCTGAAAGAGAG AAACTACGGAAGCAATTAGCAAAATCAAATAACCCAGAAGTCATTGGTGAATTAAAGAGCCACATAACTTGGATT GAAAAGCAGTTGAAGTCTGAGTCAGGTCAGCGTACTGATGCAGCAATTCTGGCTGAAcacaagaagaaagagagagaagcagCAAAGAGAGGAAAACAACCATTTTATCTCTCAAAAA GTGCACTCCAGAAGCAAAGGCTAGTTGAGAAATATGAAGATCTCAAG GCCTCTGGTAAGCTCGATGCCTTTATcgagaaaagaagaaggaagaatgcTGCAAAGGACCATAGATACATGCCATACCGCAGGCCCAACAACCATGAACAACCAAATTAA
- the LOC121237577 gene encoding uncharacterized protein LOC121237577 isoform X4, protein MVIQPSFPGSWHNSLFVLCILALPPPTPLSLSLSLSLSTLEFPLPPQSPAVSGCSFVTPAALPHAVRPAPLPRPWHAFAHTVSSPRSLPYRCLVLRPSRARCRQSRRTPVPQFNFRDEQICLIQMSMMKKPDNLVSHSSKTNFEDSDEHKSSSSEYEEEEEEEIERELADATFEELQRALSDGSHLEYKKHSLNKKHHEEKKPGRANKNRPMEASSKKPVRRFREVVQAPKRVIRDPRFESLCGSFDAKQ, encoded by the exons ATGGTGATTCAACCGAGCTTCCCAGGGTCATGGCATAACTCCCTCTTTGTTCTCTGCATATTGGCTCTGCCGCCCCccacgcctctctctctctctctctctctctctctctccactcttGAGTTTCCGTTGCCGCCGCAATCCCCTGCCGTCTCTGGTTGCAGCTTCGTCACGCCTGCCGCCCTTCCCCACGCCGTTCGTCCAGCTCCTCTGCCTCGTCCGTGGCATGCCTTCGCCCACACCGTTTCCAGCCCTCGTTCTCTACCCTACCGTTGCCTCGTACTTCGTCCGTCCAGGGCACGTTGCCGCCAATCACGTCGTACCCCAGTGCCG CAATTCAACTTTAGGGACGAACAAATCTGTTTGATTCAGATGTCGATGATGAAGAAACCTGATAATCTGGTCTCCCATTCAAGCAAGACGAATTTCGAGGACAGCGATGAACACAAATCGTCCTCTTCTGAATAC gaggaagaggaggaggaggagatagAGCGTGAGCTCGCCGATGCTACATTCGAAGAATTGCAACGAGCGCTTTCGGATGGGTCGCATTTGGAGTATAAAAAGCATTCGCTGAATAAAAAGCACCATGAGGAAAAGAAACCTGGGAGGGCCAACAAGAATAG GCCAATGGAGGCGAGTAGCAAGAAGCCGGTTCGTAGGTTTAGAGAGGTGGTTCAAGCTCCTAAGAGG GTCATACGTGACCCCCGTTTTGAATCTTTATGTGGTTCATTTGATGCCAAACAGTAA